The segment TTCCAGACCGAATGGGTCAGTCCGCGCGTTGCCCTCTATGTTGAAATCCCGAGATCTTGCGGACTGCTCTTTATGCAGAGCTGGCGGTCATCGGGCCTTCATTCAACCGTGATCTTTGCCTGTCGCAGAGCGAGGATCTTGTCCTTTCGGACCAGAGACACGGTGCCGGTATAGGCCCCCTTCGGCCAGCCACCCTCGGGCGCGTGACGGCCGAAGGCGCGGAAAAGTTGGCTTTGGCCGCGATCGATGGTGAGGCGATGGGTAAAAACTGCGCCGTCTGGGCCCGTTGCCGTTAATTGCATCTCGTCGCCAGTTTCGGCAAAAAACGCAAAGCCATAGAGGATCAAATCATGATCTGGCCGTGCCGAATCGCGTCGCGCGGCGCCGGACTGAACATGCGTGAGGCGCGGCATCGACGTGGTGAAGCTGGCGGTGAACAGGCCGGTCCGACCATAGATCGGCGGGTCAAACCAGAGTGTGCCACTGCCAGTGCCACAAGCGGGTTCGATCCCGGCAGGGACTTCGGGGGCGAAGGGGTCTACGACCTTGCCATCTTTGAGCACTGTGATGTGGACATGGGGGAAATTGGATTGGCCGCTCATCCCGACCTGACCGATGGGGGTGCCGGTGGTGACCTGTTGGCCCTGCTGCACCGCCAAACTGCTGCGCTTCATGTGGCAATAAAGCGTTTGATACCCGTTGGGATGCAGAATCCGAACCGCATTGCCGCATTCCTGCCCGGCGATTTCGGCGGCAATTTCCGCGCTGTAGGGGCGGTCCGGAACACCATCGCGCACCGCTTCGACCACCCCATCGGCTGCGGCCAAGACTGCGGTGCCGCGGTCCATCGCGTCGTCCGACAGCAGGGCGATATCAGTGCCGCGGTGCCCATCGCGGGATTTCAGTCCGCAGGTATAGTCATGTTGTGCGATGCCAGGGTCGGCATCCACGTAATCCTCGATAAAGCAGGTCTGCCCCAGTGTGCAGTCCAGCGGCAACGATAGAAAGGGAGCCTCCGCCGCGGTGGGCGCGGCGGAGGCTGTCAGGATCAAGGTCGCCAGCAGAGCTTTGGCGGGCCCTTGCATCACGCCGAACATCACTCGGCGGTCAGCAGCGGCGGCTTGTTTCCCGAGAGGCGGGGACTCTGCGGTCCTTCGAGGTCGAGAACGATTTTGCCGTCGCGCACGCCGACCTTGACCAATCCGCCCTTCATCAACTGACCAAAGAGCAATTCTTCTGCCAGCGGTTTCTTGATGTGTTCCTGAATCACGCGGCCCAGTGGACGTGCGCCCATCTTGCTGTCGTACCCCTTGTCGGCGAGCCATTCTGCCGCAGCGGTGCTGAGTTCGATCGTCACGTTGCGGTCCATCAGCTGTGCCTCGAGTTGCAGCACGAACTTTTCGACCACCTGCATGATCACCGATTTCGGCAGTGGCTGGAAGCTGATGACTGCATCCAGACGGTTGCGGAATTCCGGCGTGAACGTCCGTTCGATCGCGGCAGTATCTTCGCCCTCGCGGCGGTCGCGCCCAAATCCGATGGCTGCTTGCGCCTGCTCCATCGCGCCGGCGTTCGACGTCATAATCAGGATCACATTGCGGAAATCCACTGTGCGGCCGTTATGATCCGTGAGCGAGCCGTGATCCATCACTTGCAACAGGATGTTGTAGACATCCGGATGGGCCTTTTCCATCTCATCCAGCAGCAACACACAATGCGGATGCTGATCAACACCGTCGGTTAGCTGCCCACCCTGATCAAACCCGACATATCCCGGAGGCGCGCCTATCAGACGGGATACCGCATGTTTTTCCATGTATTCGGACATGTCAAAGCGCAGCAGTTGCACACCTAAGGTATCCGCCAGCTGTTTCGCCACCTCGGTCTTGCCGACGCCTGTCGGCCCGGCAAACAGGTAATTGCCAATGGGCTTTTCCGGTTCACGCAGACCGGCGCGCGCGAGCTTGATCGCTGACGACAAGGCCGTGATGGCATTGTCCTGACCGAACACGACCCGTTTGAGCGATGCCTCAAGATCCTTGAGTACCTCGGCATCGTTCTTTGAGACGTTTTTCGGCGGGATGCGGGCGATCTTGGCCACAACGTCCTCGATTTCCTTGGTGCCGATGGTCTTGCGGCGTTTGCTGTCGGGCAGCAGATGCTGGGCGGCACCGGCTTCGTCGATTACATCAATGGCTTTGTCCGGTAGCTTGCGGTCGTTAATATAGCGGGCCGACAGCTCGACCGCGGTTTTTACTGCGTCAGCAGTGTATTTCACGCCGTGATGCTCCTCGAAATAGGGCTTCAGGCCCTTGAGGATCTTGACCGTGTCTTCGACGGTCGGTTCGTTGACGTCGATCTTTTGGAACCGGCGGGCAAGGGCGCGATCCTTTTCGAAATGCTGGCGGAACTCCTTGTAGGTGGTCGAGCCCATGGTGCGCAGCTTGCCACCCTGAAGTGCGGGTTTCAGAAGATTCGACGCATCCATCGCGCCGCCGGATGTGGCACCCGCACCAATCACTGTGTGGATCTCGTCGATAAACAGCACGGCATCGGGGTGATCTTCCAGTTCGGTCACAACAGCCTTCAGCCGTTCCTCGAAATCACCACGATAGCGGGTGCCGGCCAGCAGCGCCCCCATGTCGAGCGAATAGATCGTGGTTTTTGACAATACCTCAGGCACTTCGCCATTGACGATTTTACGCGCCAGCCCTTCGGCAATCGCCGTCTTGCCGACGCCCGGATCACCCACCAGCAGGGGATTGTTCTTGCGGCGGCGGCAAAGCACCTGAATGCAGCGCTCAACTTCAGTGGCGCGGCCGATCAACGGATCGATATCGCCCTTGCGCGACTTGGCGTTCAAATCGACGCAATATTTTGCCAGCGCCGATTCTTTTTGTTCGCCGCCCCCCGATGAGGTTTCGGAGGTGTGCGAATCCTCTTCGGCGTCAGAGGCGCCAGTGATTGGGCGACTTTCGCCATAGGCCGGGTTCTTGGCGACGCCATGGGCAATGAAATTGACCGCATCGTAGCGCGTCATTTCCTGTTCTTGCAGGAAATAGGCTGCGTTGCTTTCGCGTTCGGCAAAGATCGCGACCAGAACGTTGGCGCCGGTCACTTCGGTCCGCCCCGAGCTTTGGACATGGATCGCCGCGCGCTGAATGACCCGCTGGAACGCCGCAGTCGGCACCGCTTCGGAGCCTTCTATATCTGTCACCAGATTGGACAGATCCTCATCGATGAACTCGACCAGAGTGGTGCGCAGTTCCTCGGTGTCAACGCTACAGGCCTTCATCACCTGCACGGCATCGGGTTCATCGACAAGCGCGAGCAGCAGATGCTCCAGCGTTGCAAATTCGTGAGATCGCGAGTTGGCCAGCGCCAGCGCCGCGTGAATGGACTGCTCAAGTGTGTTCGAGAATGAAGGCACGTTTGGTGCTCCTTCTTATCTGTGTCAGACCGAGGCATCGGTCCAGACTGGCCTCTTACGTTTAAAGTTTGGTCTATATTGACCGAGCTTCAAGTTTTTTCTGTGTCTGCGCATCTCACTTTGTCACACGAGCCCGTAACATGAGGTGAATTTGCACTAGAAACGGTCCTTGCGCTGGCGAATTTCGGCAAAGACGGCGGCATCGGTGGCGTCCGGCATACCAACAGCCTCTTTCACCGAAGGCTGGGCGGCGCGCAGGAAGGGGTTTGTGGCCAGCTCGTCCGACAGAACCGAGGGGACGGTCGGGATACCTTCGGCACGAGCTTTGGCGATTGCATCGCAACGATATTTAAGCGCAGCGTTTTCCGATTCAATAGTCAGGGCGAACTTTGCGTTGGCGGCTGTGTATTCATGACCGGAGCAGACGGTGGTATCGTCGGGCAGCGCCGCCAGCTTGGACAGGCTGTTCCACATCTGGTCAAAGCTGCCCTCGAACACCCGACCGCATCCCAGCGCCATCAGGCTGTCAGCGGTAAAGACCAGTTTCGAACCCGGCAGATAAAACGCGATATGGCCGACCGTGTGGCCTGACACGTCAAGGATCTGTACCACCTCGCCCCCGAACGAGAATTCATCGCCGTCAGCCACGGCGTGATCAAGGGGGGGCAGGCGATGCGCGTCAGCGGCGGCGGCGATCACCCGCGCTGGGTGCTTGGCCAGTAGGGGCGCGACGCCGTCGATATGATCGCCATGGTGATGCGTCAGCCAGATTTCTGTCAGTGTCCAGCCGCGCTCGGACAGGGCAGCATCGATGGGGGCGGCATCCGGGACGTCGATGACGGCGGTGGCGCCCGATGCGGCGTCATGAATCAAAAAGGCGTAATTATCGCTGCGCGCCGGGATGGTGACAAGTTCAAGGGGCATGGTCATTCGGCTCCGTCTGGGTACACTGGCCCCAGCTTGGACGATCAGTAGCGGGGCTGCAATGCACCTGGACGTGACGCATCTTCGCAATTTCTATTATCGCAGCGCGCTGGGTCGCGCCGCCCAAAAGATCGTGCGCGATGAGGTCGTCCGGCTTTGGCCGGTAGCCAAGGGTCATACCGTTGCCGGCTATGGCTTTGCCGTGCCGCTTTTGCGCCCTTACTTGCGCGATGCGCGCCGGGTGATCGGGCTGATGCCTGCGCCGCAGGGCGTGATGCACTGGCCGGTGGGAATGCCCAATGTCGCGGTCCTATGCGAAGAGACGCTGTGGCCGATCGAAACCGGGCGCGTCGACCGGCTGGTACTGATGCACGGGCTGGAGACGTCCGAGAATGCCACGGCCCTGCTCGAGGAATGTTACCGGGTTCTGGGGCCGGGGGGGCGGGCGCTGTTCATCGTGCCGAATCGATCTGGCCTATGGGCGCGCAGCGATGTGACGCCCTTTGGCTATGGCAGGCCATATTCGCTCGGCCAGCTCGAAGCGCAGTTGAAGCGGCACGAATTTATCCCCGAGCGCACGCGCTCCGCGCTGTATCAACCGCCATCGTCGCGCCGGTTCTGGATGAAAACCGGGCCGATGTGGGAAAGGACCGGGCGCGCCGCGGCGGTCATCATGGCCGGCGGCGTGCTGATGGTCGAGGTGGCCAAACGCAGCCCGCCGCGCCCCAAAGGTTTGTCGCAGGCGGCGCGCAAGCCGTTGGGCGTACTGATCCCATCCCCCAAACCCAAGGCGGTCTGACCCGCACTATGCCGCTTGCTTGATGGATGGATTCGCCAGTTGACACGGGGGCGGTCAGGGCAAGGTGTCGCATGCGCCTAAAAATGAGGCGGTTTTGAGACAGAGCGGGATTCGACGCCCGCCGCGAAAAAACCCATGCTACGCGAGGGCAGACAGACGGCAAACTGCGACCACTGGCGCAATCTCCATGAAATAAAGGGTTATGCGGACGAGGCAAAAACGTCTAAGCATGTTGCGGGGGTGGGAACGCTCTGCTACATCCGCGCTGATTTTAATGCCCTGGGACAGTCCAGGGTCGCTATAAACGCCTCCGGACCCGGCAGCGATGTCGGGCCACGGGGGCATAATATCGGAAGGGTGGACGTGTCTGAATCAGCTTCGATATCCTCCGGCATCGCCAAGCGCTATGCCACGGCAGTCTTTGAGATCGCCAACGAGAGCAAGCGGCTCGACAAGCTTGAAGCCAATATCAATGACCTCTCGGCAGCTCTGAGCGAAAGCGCGGATCTGCGGGACCTGATCCACTCGCCGCTTCTCAGCCGCGAAGTGCAGGGTGCGGCCATCGGGGCGGTGGCCAAAAAGATGGGCCTGACCCCCGATATGCAGAACACGCTGGGCCTGATGGCCGCGAAACGGCGTCTGTTTGTGCTGCCGCAGATGGTGGCAAAGCTGCGCGAGATGATCGCGGAGCACAAAGGCGAAGTCACCGCTGATGTGGTCTCAGCCACCGCGCTGACCGCCGCACAAGCCAGCAAGCTTTCCGAGACGCTCAAGGCCCAGGTTGGCCGTGACGTCAAAATCAATGCGAGCGTCGATGAGAGTCTCATCGGTGGTCTAGTTGTCAAGATGGGCTCGAAGATGATCGACACGTCGATCCGCGCCAAGCTCACTTCCCTCCAGAATGCAATGAAAGAGGTCGGATAAATGGGTATCCAAGCAGCCGAGATTTCTGCCATCCTCAAGGAGCAGATCAAGAACTTTGGCCAGGACGCTGAAGTCACCGAAGTGGGCCGCGTGCTGTCCGTCGGCGACGGGATCGCGCGTGTCTACGGACTCGACAATTGCCAGGCTGGCGAAATGGTCGAATTCCCCGGTGGTATCCGCGGCATGGCACTGAACCTCGAATCCGACAACGTCGGCGTCGTGATTTTCGGTTCTGACCGCGACATCAAAGAAGGTGACGTCGTCAAGCGCACCAAGTCCATCGTGGATGTGCCGATCGGTGACGCCCTGCTGGGTCGTGTTGTAGACGGTCTGGGCAATGCGATTGACGGCAAGGGCCCGATCGAGACCACCGAGCGCGGCATCGCCGACGTTAAGGCACCGGGCATCATCCCGCGTAAATCGGTTCACGAGCCGATGGCGACGGGCCTGAAGTCCGTCGACGCCATGATCCCGATTGGCCGTGGCCAGCGCGAGCTGATCATTGGTGACCGTCAGACCGGCAAGACCGCTGTCGCGCTCGACACGATCCTGAACCAGAAATCGTACAACGACGCTGCGACCAACGAAGGCGAGAAGCTGTATTGCATCTACGTCGCCATCGGTCAGAAGCGTTCGACCGTGGCACAGCTGGTGAAAAAGCTCGAAGAGAGCGGCGCGATTGAGTACACCATCGTTGTCGCCGCAACCGCGTCCGACCCGGCGCCGATGCAGTTCCTGGCACCCTATTCCGCCACGGCAATGGCCGAGCATTTCCGCGACAACGGACGCCACGCCCTGATCATCTATGATGACTTGTCTAAACAGGCCGTGTCCTACCGTCAGATGTCGCTGCTTCTGCGTCGCCCGCCGGGCCGCGAAGCCTATCCCGGCGACGTTTTCTACCTTCACTCACGTCTGCTCGAGCGTTCGGCAAAGCTGGGCGACGATCATGGCAACGGCTCGCTGACGGCTCTGCCGATCATCGAAACCCAGGGCGGCGACGTTTCGGCGTTTATCCCGACCAACGTGATCTCGATCACCGACGGCCAGATCTTCCTCGAAACCGAACTGTTCTACCAGGGCATCCGCCCGGCGGTGAACACCGGTCTGTCGGTATCGCGTGTGGGTTCTTCGGCTCAGACCAACTCGATGAAATCCATCGCAGGACCGGTCAAACTGGAGCTGGCGCAGTACCGCGAAATGGCGGCCTTTGCGCAGTTTGGTTCTGACCTCGATGCCTCGACCCAGCGCCTGTTGGCACGTGGTGCGCGTCTGACCGAACTGATGAAGCAGCCGCAATACGCACCGCTAACGAACGCAGAAATCGTCTGCGTGATCTTTGCCGGTACCAAAGGGTATCTGGACAAGGTGGCAGTCGCTGATGTGGGCCGGTTCGAAAAGGGCCTGCTGAACCACTTGCGCAGCAAGCGTAAGGACGTTCTTGACTTCATCACCAAGGAAGATCCCAAGATCAAAGGCGATGCCGAGGATAAAATCCGCGCAGCGCTTGATGAATTCGCCGCCGACTTCGCATAAAGGGGAGATAAGGCAATGCCGAATCTCAAGGTCCTAAAAAACCGGATCGCGTCGGTCAAATCGACCCGCAAGATCACCAAGGCCATGCAGATGGTGGCCGCCGCAAAACTGCGGCGGGCACAGGAAGCTGCCGAACAGTCGCGTCCCTATACCGAGCGGTTCAATGCCGTGATGGGGGCGCTTGCCGCCTCAGTCGGGGACTCGGCCAGCGCGCCGAAACTTCTGGCCGGCACGGGCAGCGATCAGGTCCAACTTCTGGTCGTGATGACGGCGGAACGCGGGTTGTGCGGTGGCTTCAACTCGAACATCGCCAAGCTGGCCAAACAACATGTGGCCAAGCTCAAGGCTGCTGGCAAAACGGTCAAGATCCTGACCGTGGGCAAAAAAGGCCGCGACAGCATGCGCCGCGAATACGGCGACATGTTTATCGGTCACGTCGATCTGACCGAGGTCAAGCGGGTCGGCTATGTCGACGCGCAGGGCATTGCCAGTGACATCCTCGGGCGGTTTGATGCCGGGGAATTCGACGTCTGCACGATCTTCTTCTCACAGTTCGTCAACGTTGTGTCGCAGATCCCGACCGCGCAGCAGATCATTCCGGCGTCTTTCGAGACGACCGCAGGTGATGCAGAGCAGACGCTCTATGACTACGAGCCGAGCGAAGAAGAGATCCTGGCCGACCTGCTGCCGCGCGGCGTGGCGACCCAGATCTTTGCGGCGCTGCTCGAAAATGCCGCCTCGGAGCAGGGGTCGCGGATGTCCGCAATGGACAACGCCACCCGCAACGCAGGCGAAATGATCGACAAGCTCACGATCGAATACAACCGTTCGCGTCAGGCCGTCATCACCAACGAACTGATCGAAATTATCTCGGGCGCGGAAGCGCTCTAAGAACCGGAGACGAAACATGGCAAACGCAGTAGGCAAAATCACCCAGGTGATCGGCGCTGTTGTCGACGTTCAGTTCAGCGATGATCTTCCCGAGATCCTGAACGCCCTGACAACGGACAACAACGGCAAGAAACTGGTTCTCGAAGTCGCGCAGCATCTTGGCGAAAACACCGTCCGGACCATCGCGATGGATGCGACCGAAGGTCTGGTGCGTGGTCAGGCTGTGACCAACACCGGCGGGCAGATTACGGTGCCGGTTGGCAACGAAACTCTGGGCCGCATCATCAACGTCACCGGCGACCCGGTCGATGAAAAGGGCCCGGTAAACTCGGCGACGTCCCGCGCAATCCACGGCGACGCACCGACCTTCGCCCAGCAGTCCACCGCGACCGAGATCCTCGTGACCGGCATCAAGGTGATCGACCTGCTGGCACCCTACACCAAGGGCGGAAAAATCGGCCTGTTCGGTGGTGCCGGTGTGGGCAAGACGGTTCTGATCATGGAACTGATCAACAACATCGCAAAGGTGCACTCGGGTCTGTCCGTGTTCGCCGGCGTGGGTGAGCGGACCCGTGAAGGCAACGACCTGTATCACGAGATGATTGAATCGGGCGTTATCGTTCCCGACAATCTGGTCGATTCCAAAATCGCGCTGGTCTACGGCCAGATGAACGAGCCTCCGGGTGCGCGTATGCGTGTGGCCCTGACCGGTCTGACGCTGGCCGAGCAGTTCCGTGATGAATCGGGTTCGGACGTTCTGTTCTTCGTCGACAACATCTTCCGCTTTACCCAGGCGGGTTCCGAGGTTTCGGCGCTTCTGGGTCGTATCCCTTCGGCCGTTGGCTACCAGCCGACACTGGCGACCGACATGGGCGCGATGCAGGAACGTATTTCGTCGACCAAATCGGGTTCGATCACGTCTGTTCAGGCCGTGTACGTACCTGCGGACGACCTGACCGACCCCGCGCCGGCCACATCGTTTGCGCACCTCGACGCGACCACGGTTCTGGACCGTTCGATCTCGGAAAAAGGCATCTACCCGGCTGTGGACCCGCTTGGTTCGACGTCGCGTCTGCTCGATCCGCTGATCATCGGTGACGAGCATTACAAAGTTGCGACCGACGTGCAGAAGACGCTTCAGCGCTACAAATCGCTGCAGGACATCATTGCCATTCTTGGTATGGATGAACTGAGCGAAGAGGACAAAGTGGCCGTGGCCCGTGCCCGTAAACTGGAACGTTTCCTGTCGCAGCCGTTCGACGTGGCCAAGGTGTTCACCGGTTCTGACGGTGTGCAGGTCCCGCTGGAAGATACGATTGCGTCGTTCAAGGCGGTTGTGGCCGGTGAATACGATCACCTGCCCGAAGCGGCTTTCTACATGGTTGGCGGTATCGACGACGTAAAGGCCAAGGCCGAGCGTCTGGCCGCAGACGCAGCCTAAGAAGCGTGGTGCGAAGGGTCCAACCGGGCGCTTCGCACTCCAAAGGAGGGCCATATGGCAGAGACGATGCAATTCGACCTGGTCAGCCCCGAGCGGCGGCTATACTCGGCAGAGATTCTGTCGGTGCAGATCCCGGGTGCAGACGGCGACATGACGGTGATGCCGAACCATGCGCCGACGATCACAACCCTGCGCCCCGGTGTACTCAAGGTTGAGACCGAAAAAGGCACCGAAGAATTTGTCGTGACGGGCGGTTTTGCCGAAATCGGCGAAAGCGTGAGCGTTCTGGCTGAACGTGCGCTGCCACGCGGTGACGTGGATCAGGCGACCTACGAAACCATGGTGGACGAAGCTCATGCCGCATATGGCAAGGTCAAGGACACCTTCAAGAACGAGCCCGGCCCGGTGGATGACGCAGCCAAGCTGCTGTCGGACATGGTGGCCGTAGGCACACATATCGGGTTGTCGCCCAAGCAGCCGTCACTCTGACGCACGACGACTTTCGCTGAAAACGCCAAGGGCCCCGTGATATGCGGGGCCCTTTTGCGATTCCACCACGCAACTTTGCCCGGGTGATCAGTTTGACCTTGGTGGACGAAGAACACCGGATTTTGCCATTCCAAAATCCGCGAGTTTCACGGACTATCCGCACGCGCACCGGATGAGGCAGGAATGAAAAAACTCAGAGCAACCACCATAGGCGTCGATCAGGGCAAAGTTGAACTGTTTTCAGAATTTGCCGAAGGCGGCGAAATGTGGGTCGGATCGGGAACCCGCGAACGGCGGCAATATATCCCATTCTCAACCAGCTATCGCACACCGCCGACGGTGCATCTGTCCTTTGCCCTGTGGGATGTTGATCGGAGCGCCAATCTCAGGGCAGATCTGATGACAGAGAACCTTGGCACCGACGGTTTCGATATGGTGTTTCGCACCTGGGCGGACACTAGGATCGCCCGGGTGCATGTGGCGTGGATGTCGATCGGTGAGGTTGCCTCGGACGATGACTGGGATCTCTGACGCTTTGGCAGTGCGGTGTCAGAGAATGCCTTCGTAGATCGGGCCCAGTGTTTCTGTCTCGAACAGGGACGACACAGAAGTACCGTTCCAGATGTTCAGGATCGCCTGCGCAAACATTGGCGCGGTTGGCAAAATGCGGATGTTGGGGGCATTTTTGACTGCATCGTTCGCGTGAATGGAATCGGTAATCACCAGCGACTTCATCACAGATTTGGTGATCCGTTCGACCGCAGGACCGGACAGAACGCCGTGGGTGATGTAGGAGTGCACCTCGGTCGCGCCATGTTCCATCAGCACCTCCGCGGCCTTGCAAAGCGTGCCGGCCGTGTCACAGATGTCGTCGACGATGATGCATTTCTTGCCGGTCACGTCGCCGATTACGGTCATTTCCGCAATTTCTCCGGCCTTTTCGCGCCGCTTGTCGACGATCGACAGAGGCACGTTGATCCGCTTGGCCAGCTCGCGGGCGCGCGCCACGCCGCCGACATCCGGCGACACGACCATCACATCCTCCACCCCGTCCTTGAACTGGTTCAGCACGTCGAGTGCGAAGATCGGCGAGGCATAGAGGTTGTCGACCGGAATGTCGAAAAAGCCCTGAATCTGCGCCGCGTGCAGGTCCATGGTCAACACCCGTTCGATGCCCGCTTCGGCGATCATATTTGCCACCAGCTTGGCCGTGATCGGGGTGCGCGCCTTGGTGCGGCGGTCTTGCCGGGCATAGCCGAAATAGGGGATCACGGCGGTGATGCGCGACGCTGAACTGCGTCGCAGCGCGTCCGCCATGATCAGAAGTTCCATCAGGTTGTCATTGGCGGGGTTCGACGTGCTCTGGATGATGAACATATCCTCGCCGCGGACGTTCTCGTAGACTTCGACGAAGATCTCAGCGTCGTTAAACCGTTCGATCCGAGCATCGACCAGCCCCACGCTCATGCCACGATACAGCGACATGCGGCGGGCAATGGCCTGACCAAGAGGCAGGTTTGCATTCCCAGAGATTAACTTGGGTTCGATGAGTGTCGGCATGAGGGGGCAGCTCCGGTCCGTGAATGACAGATTCGTGACGTTGCGCACCGCTTAACATGCCGTTACCGTCCGGCAAAGCGCATGACGACAAGGGAGAAACCGAATGACCGCCATTGATTACTTTTTCGTGACACTGTCGCCGTTTAGCTATCTGGCGGGCACCCGACTAGAAGAGGTTGCTGAGCGGACCGGGGCGACGATCACCTACAAACCGCTGGATATTATGGCGCTTTTTGCCCGCACGGGCGGTACAGCCCCTAAGGACCGCCATCCAAGCCGGATGGAATACCGCGCGCAGGAACTTCTGCGGATGGCCAAACATCTGGATATGCCGCTAAACCTTAAGCCAGCACATTGGCCGACCAATGCCGCACCGTCATCCTATGCCATCATCGCAGCCCAAAGCGCGGGCGGCGGCGATCTGGGCAAGCTGACCCATTCAATCCTGCGCGCCTGCTGGGCTGAAGAAAAAGACATCGCTGACGACGGGGTGATCAAAGACTGCCTCGAACGCGCGGGATTTGATCCCAACCTGGCTGATAGCGGACTGCTAGCGGGCGCTGAGACCTATTCCTCCAATCTGGAAGAGGCTGTGGCCAAGGGCGTGTTTGGCGCACCCTTTTACATCACGGATGACGGTCAGCGTTTCTGGGGCCAGGACCGGCTGACCTTTCTTGAGGCGCACCTTGCCGGCAACGCCTAGTGCCGCAGGCCATTCGCGCCGGATATTCGGTTTTCTGGCAGGAATTTGGCACCGGGTCGGATCCGGCGCTGCTGTTGCATTGTGCACTGGCACATTCGGGGGCTTGGTCGGGACTGGCTGAACGGTTAGAGGGGCGTTTGCGAATGCAGGCGCCCGACCTGCCGGGCCATGGGCAAAGTGCGGATTGGGACGGACGCTGCGACTATCATGATCAGGCCACGGATATCGCGGCTGATTTCCTTGCGCCGGGGACGCATCTGATCGGGCATTCTCTGGGGGCCACCGTGGCCCTGCGTCTGGCGCTGAACCATGAAAGCGCGCTGCGGTCGCTGACACTGATTGAGCCGGTTCTGTTCGCCGGGGTGCGCGCCAGAAATCCCGATCTTTACGCGGCGCATCAGGCGTCCAATGCCCCCTTTGCCGCTGCAATGGAGACTGAGGACTGGGACCATGCGGCGCGGATCTTTACCGCCCAATGGGGGGCAGGGCGGCCATGGGATAGTTTGAAGCCGCAGCAGCGGGCGAACCTGACGGCCCGTATCAGAATTGTCGGCGAAACCAGCCGTGCCCTGAACGAGGATTCAATCGGCCTCTTGACGCCGGGACGTCTCGAATCGTTGAAAATGCCCGTGTTGTTGATCCGTGGCGCGCGTTCCGAGCCTGTCATCAAGGGCATTCACGACGCTCTTGCCGCGCGGATTCCTGTTGTTCGCCAGGCATGTATTTCCGGCGCCGGGCACATGGTGCCGCTGACGCATCCCGATGCTGTCGCCGCCGAAATCCTGACATTTCTGCCCTGAAGGCGTGTGTCAGCTATCCGCAGCCGGGGGGGCAACCGTGAACGCCTCAATGGCGAGCTGTTTATCGTCCGAATCATTCTCATAGATCGTGCGGCTGGTGACACCGGGCAGTTTGGCAAAACTCTGGCTTAGTTTCAGCGGAAAGAAGGTCGCAGGCATGTCCTCGAACCCGGGTAATTTGCGCAGGATGGACGATGTGCTTTGGGTGCAAAAGGTCTGCCCGACTGCCCCGTTGTCCTGCACCAGACGCAGCGCCTGTTCGGCGACGGCCGGGGATACTTCGATCTGTTGGACGATGACGTGATAGGTGGCGCGGGCGTGGGCGCTTTCATAAAACGCCTCAATCCGCGGGGTGATCCCATACAGCACATCGCCGCTTTCCGG is part of the Puniceibacterium sp. IMCC21224 genome and harbors:
- a CDS encoding F0F1 ATP synthase subunit gamma, which translates into the protein MPNLKVLKNRIASVKSTRKITKAMQMVAAAKLRRAQEAAEQSRPYTERFNAVMGALAASVGDSASAPKLLAGTGSDQVQLLVVMTAERGLCGGFNSNIAKLAKQHVAKLKAAGKTVKILTVGKKGRDSMRREYGDMFIGHVDLTEVKRVGYVDAQGIASDILGRFDAGEFDVCTIFFSQFVNVVSQIPTAQQIIPASFETTAGDAEQTLYDYEPSEEEILADLLPRGVATQIFAALLENAASEQGSRMSAMDNATRNAGEMIDKLTIEYNRSRQAVITNELIEIISGAEAL
- a CDS encoding H-type lectin domain-containing protein; protein product: MKKLRATTIGVDQGKVELFSEFAEGGEMWVGSGTRERRQYIPFSTSYRTPPTVHLSFALWDVDRSANLRADLMTENLGTDGFDMVFRTWADTRIARVHVAWMSIGEVASDDDWDL
- a CDS encoding F0F1 ATP synthase subunit epsilon, with the protein product MAETMQFDLVSPERRLYSAEILSVQIPGADGDMTVMPNHAPTITTLRPGVLKVETEKGTEEFVVTGGFAEIGESVSVLAERALPRGDVDQATYETMVDEAHAAYGKVKDTFKNEPGPVDDAAKLLSDMVAVGTHIGLSPKQPSL
- the atpA gene encoding F0F1 ATP synthase subunit alpha, which codes for MGIQAAEISAILKEQIKNFGQDAEVTEVGRVLSVGDGIARVYGLDNCQAGEMVEFPGGIRGMALNLESDNVGVVIFGSDRDIKEGDVVKRTKSIVDVPIGDALLGRVVDGLGNAIDGKGPIETTERGIADVKAPGIIPRKSVHEPMATGLKSVDAMIPIGRGQRELIIGDRQTGKTAVALDTILNQKSYNDAATNEGEKLYCIYVAIGQKRSTVAQLVKKLEESGAIEYTIVVAATASDPAPMQFLAPYSATAMAEHFRDNGRHALIIYDDLSKQAVSYRQMSLLLRRPPGREAYPGDVFYLHSRLLERSAKLGDDHGNGSLTALPIIETQGGDVSAFIPTNVISITDGQIFLETELFYQGIRPAVNTGLSVSRVGSSAQTNSMKSIAGPVKLELAQYREMAAFAQFGSDLDASTQRLLARGARLTELMKQPQYAPLTNAEIVCVIFAGTKGYLDKVAVADVGRFEKGLLNHLRSKRKDVLDFITKEDPKIKGDAEDKIRAALDEFAADFA
- a CDS encoding ribose-phosphate pyrophosphokinase, with product MPTLIEPKLISGNANLPLGQAIARRMSLYRGMSVGLVDARIERFNDAEIFVEVYENVRGEDMFIIQSTSNPANDNLMELLIMADALRRSSASRITAVIPYFGYARQDRRTKARTPITAKLVANMIAEAGIERVLTMDLHAAQIQGFFDIPVDNLYASPIFALDVLNQFKDGVEDVMVVSPDVGGVARARELAKRINVPLSIVDKRREKAGEIAEMTVIGDVTGKKCIIVDDICDTAGTLCKAAEVLMEHGATEVHSYITHGVLSGPAVERITKSVMKSLVITDSIHANDAVKNAPNIRILPTAPMFAQAILNIWNGTSVSSLFETETLGPIYEGIL
- the atpD gene encoding F0F1 ATP synthase subunit beta → MANAVGKITQVIGAVVDVQFSDDLPEILNALTTDNNGKKLVLEVAQHLGENTVRTIAMDATEGLVRGQAVTNTGGQITVPVGNETLGRIINVTGDPVDEKGPVNSATSRAIHGDAPTFAQQSTATEILVTGIKVIDLLAPYTKGGKIGLFGGAGVGKTVLIMELINNIAKVHSGLSVFAGVGERTREGNDLYHEMIESGVIVPDNLVDSKIALVYGQMNEPPGARMRVALTGLTLAEQFRDESGSDVLFFVDNIFRFTQAGSEVSALLGRIPSAVGYQPTLATDMGAMQERISSTKSGSITSVQAVYVPADDLTDPAPATSFAHLDATTVLDRSISEKGIYPAVDPLGSTSRLLDPLIIGDEHYKVATDVQKTLQRYKSLQDIIAILGMDELSEEDKVAVARARKLERFLSQPFDVAKVFTGSDGVQVPLEDTIASFKAVVAGEYDHLPEAAFYMVGGIDDVKAKAERLAADAA